A stretch of DNA from Brevibacillus ruminantium:
TCGTATCTCTCCTCATCAGGTGATGCGAAATTGGAAAAACCGACACCCACCAGACGAACGCCGGGACTGTAATCAAAAGCATCCAGAAGATCCTCCAAGAGTTCATCCCACGTGGCTCCATACTCTCGTTTTCGCTGTTTGCTTCTGATCGTGAAATCGGCATATTTGATTTTCAGCGTAATAGTCTGGGGAATGACACCTTCGTCGCGAATATCCTGCTGCACTTCCTGAAGCAGCGAGTATGCAATCGGGGCAATCGTCTCTCGCGTGTACAAGTCAAAGGAGAGTGTCGTTTCCCGACTGGATGACTTGGGGGCCCGCTCTGTGACGATTTCACGGTCATCCTCGCCTCGCGCCCGGAAATACAGGGCATGCCCCATCTTTCCCAGCATCTGTACAGCCTCATCCAACGAGAGGCGCCAAAAATCTTCGATGGTATGAATATCCTTTTTCACCAAAAACTCTTGTGTTTTTTTGCCAACCCCGTGGAGAGTACCGATCGGCAGCTCCCGCAAGACCTCCAATGCTTGCTCTGGACGTATCACGACAAAGGCGTCCGGCTTCTTCAAATCACTGGCGATTTTCGCAAGTGACATGTTGTAGGAGAGGCCGACGCTGCAGGTAAGACCAGTTTCCCGGCGAATCCGACGCTTGATCTCCCGTGCTGCCGGCATGGCGTTCTCATAATGGGACATGTCCAAATAGGCTTCGTCCAAACCGACGGTCTGGTAGCGTTCCGTATAGGCGGAGAATACCCGGCGGATTTCTTTTGACTTTTCCACGTAGCGGTCAAAACGGGGAGGAAGAAAGATTCCGTGCGGACATTTCTTTTTCGCCAAGGCGACCGGCATCGCTGAACGAACCCCGAATTTTCTCGCTTCGTAGCTGCAGGTAGACACAACCCCTCGATTGCTGCTGCCGCCAACAATCACTGGCTTTCCTCGATATTCCGGCCTGTCAAGCTGTTCCACACTGGCATAAAACGCATCGATATCAACATGAAGGATCTTTTTCATCGACACGACCACCAAACATACATTCTCATGGTTTTATTATCGCTTTTTCCTCATCCGGACGCAAGGGTGATGTCATCTATTCATTCTTTGCTTGATCTCTTCAAAACCTGCAGCAAATCCGCCACCGGGGGATTTCCCTTTTTGGCATAGATGATTTTGCCGTCTTTTCCAATGATGTACACGATCCGCTGCTGGGCGAAAAATCCGAGAATCTTTCCCACGTCATACGCCTTTCGAATCGACTCATCCCGATCGACGACCAAGGGAAAATCATAGCCAAACTTGCCTGAAAAGGCCTGATGACTGGATAAACCTGCCGGATTTACACCAAGTACGACTGCGTCATTTGCTTCCAGCTCACTGTACCCGTCGCGGATCGCACAAAGCTGCTTGGTACAGATCGGTGTATCATCCCCAGGATAAAAAATAAGAATAACGCACTTGCTTCCGAGCACATCTTGAATCGCAAAGGGCCCTTTCGTGCTTTCGGCTGTAAAAACAGGTGCTTTCGTTCCGACTGTCAGCATATGCCATCCCCCTTTTCTCCAGTATACCTGATCCGAATTTCGATCTGTATTCGTCCTTTCATTTCTGCACGGCTCCTGTATTCTTCCTGCTGTGAACTCCTGTACGTGGACCAGTACGAAAAAAGACTGCCCCCAGATAGAGAGCAGTCCTGCAGTCATTTCCCATGACCCTTTTTTTGCCTGTCAAAACAAGCATGTCTATGGCTTACAGTGATGAAAGCTTTGCCTGTCTGCACTTTTCAACGAACATTTCTGCGATTTTCAACATATTGTCGTCATGTGCCCACATCCGCTCCGGGTGCCACTGCAGTCCGATATTTCGCCCGTCGAGGCTCTCGATCGCCTCAATCACTCCGTCAGCAGCAACGCCCGTCACCTGGTAACCGGGTGCCACGTCTTTTACTGCCTGGTGGTGAGAAGTGTTGACAAGTATTTCTGTTTTGCCGAGCGCTTCTGCCACCACGCCAGGCTGCAGCTTCACCTTATGCGCTCCGTATTGGCGTGAGCCCTTCTGCGCGTGCTGGAACGCCCCAGGAACCTGGCTAGGAATATCCTGTATCAAGGTTCCCCCAGCGGCCACATTGAGAATTTGCATTCCGCGGCAGATGCCCAGGATAGGCTTTTTCAGTTCCAGCGCATGCTTGATTACTTCCAATTCAGCCAGATCTCTTTCGAACTCAACCTCGCCCAGACCCTGCAGCGGCTCTTCCCCGTACAGATGCGGGGCCGGATCATCGCCGCCGGTCAGGATAATGCCGTCCAGAGATTCGATCATTTCCCGAAAAGGAGCCCCTTTTACCGTCAAAAGCGGCAAAATGTACGGGATACCGCCAGTGCGGGCAAGCCCGTCTACATATCCGGAACCGACATAGAAAAATTGGTCAAGCGAATTGCCCGGAAAGAACATCTTGGTGCTGGCTACGCCAATAATTGGACGCACGTAAGTCACTCCCTGCTCATTACTTTTCATTGGATGCGTACTTGAAGTCAATAAAACCGAGGGCATCGATCACGACATCCTTGACGCTGTCCTGTTTTACCCATGTATAGGTAAAGTAGTAGATCGGCAATGCCGGCATTTCATCCATCACGATCGAATCTGCTCTCTTCAAAATTTCGTTTCGCTTGGCTACATCTCCTTCTTTGGAGGACAATGCCAACAAATCGAGGAACTCTTTATTCTCCCATTTGGAAGTGTTCAGACCGCCTTTGAAGACTTCCAGGAAGTTGATCGGGTCGTTGAAGTCACCAATCCAGCTGGCACGGCCGATTTCAAAGTTGCCCGCCTTCATCTGTTCACGGTGTACTTTGTTTTCTTTGTTGACAAGCTTGACTTCGATACCAAACGCTTTTCTCCATTGGTCCTGGATGACCGTCGCGACACGCTGGTTTGTTTCACTGGAATTGTAAGCGAGAGTCAGCTCAGGCAGCTTGGTAATGCCCAGTTCTTTCATCCCCAGGGCAAGCAGCTCTTTTGCTTTCTCCACATCGTTGTCCTTGAAATATCCGTCCGGGTTCAGTGCCATGGTTGGCGGCAGAATACCCAGCGCAGCGGTACTCTTGTATGGGACTACGCTTTCCGTGATTTCCTGGCGATTCACTGCATAGGCAAAAGCCTGACGAATATGTTTGTTGGTAAATGGCGGCTGTTTTGTATTAAAGATGTACCAGTACGTTCCAGCCGTCGCTTTCGATTGCATTTTGCCCGAATCCTTCAGGGAGTCGAGTGCATCCAGCGGCAAATCGCCAAGCGGCGAGCCTGCCCAATCCAGATCACCCTTTTCAAACATGGACAGCTCCGTGTTGGCATCTTCAATCATGTTGACGATCAGTTTGGACAGTTTTACGCGGTCTTTATCCCAGTACGTATCGTTTTTCTCCAGCTCGATAACGGACTTGTGATCCCATTTCTTGAGGACAAAGGGACCGTTGCCCACGTATGCTTCCGGACTCTTCGCCCAATCCTTGTTGGATTCCACTACTTTTTTGTTTACGGGAAAATAGGTGACGGTGGAAACCAGCTGCGGGAAAAACGGTGCCGGATTTTCCAGCGTAACCACCAGTGTCTTCTCATCCGTTGCCTTTACGCCCACTTCATCAGCGGAAGCTTTTCCGCCGTTGTATGCTTCCCCGTTTTTCAGGAAGTACAGCTGATAGGCGTAGCCCGAAGCGGTCTCCGGGTTCAGTACGCGCTTCCAGGCGTACTCGAAGTCTCCTGCCGTCACAGGGTCACCGTTGGACCATTTGGTATCGCGCAGGTGGAAGGTGTAGGTCAGGCCATCAGGGGATACCTCATATTTCTCTGCAACTGATTCTTTGATGGTGCCGTCTACGTCGAGGCGGAGTAAACCGTCAAAGGCAGCTCGGGCAATGGACATGGAAGGAATATCCTCCGCCAAACCCGGGTCCAGTGTGCTTGGGTCACTTGAGTTAAGGTTTACACGCATTTCTTGGTTCCCGGCGGTCGCTTGTTCCTGTGGCGCTGCCGGTGTCTCTGCAGGTTTTTGCTCAGATGGCTGCTGAACAGCCTGTTGGCCGCCACAGGCTGCCAGGGTTAAGCTGCTCAGTAAAACAAAACTGAGTGACAACTTTTGAAGCGCTTTCATAAAAACCCCCCTCTTGAAACTTTTTTTCTTGATTCTAGGTTGCATGATTAAATAATATTATCTTGAGAAAATTTTGTCTACTATAACACTGGTGCGAAAGGATGTGTTCTTGTGCTTGCCACATTAGAAAAATCGATTCATGACTTAATTACCGAGTGTGGGGGACAATGGGGGATTTACCTGGAAGATTTACAGTCAAACGAAGTGTGGGGATTGCACCAGGATGAACGCTTCTATGCCGCAAGCTTGATCAAGGTACCGATCATGGCAGCCGTTTTTGCGGAGAGCTACGCAGGAAAATTTGCGCTTGAGGATAAAATCACCCTGCGCAAGGAAGACCAGGTCGGTGGGGCTGGCATCCTGCAGCATATGACGCCTGGCACCTCCTGGAGCATCTATGATCTGGTTACGTTGATGATCATACAAAGCGACAACACGGCGACCAACCTGCTCATCGATCTAGTCGGCACAGAAGCAATTCAATCGGCGATCAGCAAAACGGGCATGAAAAACAGTCAATTTTACAACAAGCTGATGATTATTCCGGCAGAGCTGGAGGGCTATAATGAGATCACTGCCGCTGACCTGGGCAATCACCTCCGCTCTCTGGCCACGGGCAAATTTATCTCCTACAACAGCTGCCTGCAAATGATCCAAATCCTCAAACAGCAGCAGCATCGCGATCGTATTCCGTACCTGCTGCCTGATCCGGATGGAGAGTGGATCGGCATGCTGCCAAAATGGGAGCTGGCTAACAAAACCGGCACGGTTACCGGCACGGCTCATGATATCGGGATCTTTTACGTCGGGGATCGTGCCATCACGATCTGCCTTCTGTCCCGTGATGTTGACATCGTCAAAGCAAATCAGGTGATGGCCAAAATCGGCCGAATGGTTTACGAGCTGTACGCTCTATGATTCGTCCCCTGTAACAATGGGTCTGCTTTGGTTTCCTGACACCTGGCCTTCTTCGACTAACTCAAAGAAAAAGAAAGAGGCGTCTTTTCCCTTGCAGGAAAAACGCCTTTTCTTCATCGTTCCCCGTATTTATTTGGAAAGGATCAGGTTGCTCACATCGTACGCGCTCGAGAAAGAGAGCTCTGAGAGCTGCCCCTGCCCTGCACACCAGTCGCCTGCAAAGAAGAGATTTCGATAATCCGGCAGACTGATTGGCAGCGGCTCCTGGTTCATGGTCCATTTGATTTCCTGAACAATCGCCCTCGTAGAAACCCGCGGTACCACCAGTTCCTCACGCCAGCCCGGAAAGTGCTTGTCGTAGAGCTGTTCAATCTCCAGCTTGCGCTGGTCGATGATCGCCTTGTCCCCCACTTCCGATTGGCGCAGATAAGCAGTTGCTTGCAGCAATTGCCCTCCCTCAGGCACACAATTTTTGTCGTAATACGAGATATCCGTAATAAAGATGTTGTTTTGCTTGTCGTAGATATACGTGTACGGGACATCCAGCCGCTGCTTCAAACCAACGTCATAAACCACAACCACTGTCGGATCATATGTGGCGTATTGTTCGATGGCGTGCTCCAGCTTGGTATCTTTAAAGACCTTGGCCATTTCTTTCGGCGGAATGCAGCTGATGAACTCATCTGCGGTAAACTCCGCTTCCGGTGTTACGGCTGCGACGACCTTGTCATTTTCTACTCGGAACGCCTCGACCTTGGTCTTGGTCAGAATGGTTCCATGATGAGCTTCGATGACACGTACGAATTCATCGATCAGGGCTTGCCAGCCTCCACCGATGTAGGCTACCGGCTTGTTGGTCGTAAAAATGCGACGATAGTAGGAAAAAAATACATCGGATGGGATGCGCTCCGGCTCACGCGTGAAAAAGTTGGAAGAAGCAAGCGTCAGCATCATTTCTTTCACTTCTTCACTCACATGCTGTTTCTCCATCCACTTTTGAATGGACAGGTGCGGATGCCCGGTTTCCATTTTCAGCATGGTTTTCAGTATTTCAAAGGTGAACAGCACTTTGTCAAACCCTTTGACCAGTTTCGTGCGGAACAACCCTTGTACGTTTGCGGGAACAGCCGTGAGATCATCCCCTAAATCATAGCGGGCTTTGTTCGGATTAAAATCCTGCCAGTCAATTTGCAAGCCCAATTCCTTTTCAAATGTCTTGAGAATCGATGTGTCGCGTCCGTAAATGGCGTGCGCACCAAAATTGAAATTAAAGCCCTTGATCTTCAGTGTGACGGCACGGCCGCCGAGAGCTCCACGCTCCAGGAGCGCTACCTTTTTACCCTTGGAAGACAGATAGGCTGCGGCAGACAAACCAGCCAGCCCTCCGCCGACGATGACGACGTCAAAGTGGTTCGTTGTCATAACAATCTCCCTTATAAACTACGTTGTGTACTATCTGTAAACCCTCAATCATCCTATAGAATAAGGGATGTACAAGGTAGAAGTCAACTATAAATGAACTGTGTCTATTTTTATACCCATACTACCATTTTCTGGTGTTTCTTGCTATCTGCTAACAGATGTAGTCTGCCCCGGATTTGCCGCCCTCTTGCTTACAAGTGCTCAGTTTTTCTCCCTGTTAAGGAAATGATAAGGTCTCGTTTCGTTGGTGGTAAGGTGGCCTTTGTACCATGAAGGAGAAAGGAGAGCGATTGACTATGTGGGCGATTTGCCAACACGAATTTTTCCGTCTGTTTAAAAGCGTAAAATCACTCATTACCATTGCTTTTATCACTGGCGTATCCTACTGGATCTCCGATGCACTCCGACAGGCTGCCAGTATGTTTTCCGAAGCAGAATTTGCGCGGGGGCCTGCGCTGGGAGTGTTTGGCTTCCTTCTTTTGCTCGGTCCGCTGTTTGTTTTCTCCCTGTCTCACGATGTTGTGAATCGCGAACTGGCTGGAAGAACCATCCGCTTTTTGGTCACACGTATCTCTCGGCACCAGATCGTCATGGGCAAGTTTTTGGGTGTTGCCCTGTTTTGGCTGGTATGCCTCCTTCTTTCTTTTGGAGTGGTTCTCATCACTGCGCACAGCTTTGATGGAAAGGCCTTTTGGCAATGTCTGAGCTTCCTGCTCTACTTCGTCGCTCTGACACTTCTGCTCTCCATCCTGATCCCGCTTCCCAGATACACCATGTTTCTTGGTGTTGTCCTGTCGCTGGGAATGCCCTTCCTCGGCCTATGGAGTGTTTTCTCTGAACATCCGACAGCCAAATGGCTCACCTATCTGCTTCCGTATGTATTTATCGAAAAGGGCAGCGCATGGACGGGCATTCTCTGGCTGTACGCGGGGCTGTTTCTTCTTGCTTCCCTTTTCTTATTCCAAAGGAGGGACTGCTGATGTCCATTTTGGAAGCCACAAATCTCTGTAAACGGTATGGGAACCGGACGGTCGTCGATGACGTTTCGCTGTCGGTGAACGGTGGGGAAATGTTTGGTTTTTTGGGTCGAAATGGAGCAGGCAAATCCACCTTTATCAACATGCTGACGGGAATTATCCGCCCCACATCCGGGCGAATCAGGATGTTTGAAGGTGAGGGCCGTCTCGACGATTGGAAGCGGAGAACCGGCGTATTGCCAGACTACTCCACGTTTTACGATTCCCTTACCGCTGCCGAGCATTTGCGCTACTTTGCCCGTGTGAAAGGGGTTCACGTGGATCACCAAACCATCCTCTCCCTCCTCAAACAAGTAGAGCTGGACGAGCATCGAGCAAGAAACGTCCGCACGTTTTCGTTCGGGATGAAAAAAAAGCTGGGAATCGCCCAAGCGATGCTCGGGAATCCGGACATGCTTTTTCTCGATGAGCCTACTTCCGGCGTGGATATCGAATCGGCATTCCAGATTCAACAGTTGCTCCGCCAACTCCAGCAGCAGGGAAAAACCATTTTCTTTACCTCCCACAATCTCCATGAGGTAGAAAAAATCTGCACGCGCATTGCCATCATGAAAGCAGGCAGGATTGCTTCCATTGGCAGTCTGGATGCGCTAAGGGCAGAGTACCAGCTTTGGCGTACTGTCTCTGTTCGTCATTCATCGATCGCCACCGGGGAGCAGCAAACCTTTCACTCCTTTTTGAAGCGGATCGGGCGCAAACTGGAGTGGGGGGACAACCGCTTCTCCCTGCAGGTGGACAGTGAACAGAAAGTGGCCGCACTCATCCGTGCCGTGGTGGAGTTACGAGTCGATATTTATTGCGTGAATGTGGAAGAAGCATCATTAGAAAACATTTTTCTGGCATAATGGCTGTGATCAAGCGGAAAAAGAAACGGATAGAGGTCTCACCTCTATCCGTCCGTTTCCACCCGGCAGCTATTCATTTCTTCTCGTCATCTGCTGCCACACGGTCCCGCTCGCTGCTTCCCCGCGCTCAATTCTCTCGACTGCCATTTGAATTTGCAGGCGCACTTCAAATTCGGGATCATCCTGGGCTTGGCGAAGTGCATCCAACGCGGATTCATCTCCTACCTCGTAGAGAAAACGGGCCGCACGCCAGCGTACCAGCTTGTTTGGATCCTGCAAAGCCTCGCACATCGCGCCGATCGCTCGGGGGGCCCCCAGATCAGACAGTGTGTCGCCCGCTGTCCGCCGAACCGATACAGAGGAATCGCGCAAGGCTTCGAATAGCAGTGGAAAAACATCATCACCGCCAACCATTCCCAGATATACGACTGCCAAACGGCGTATAGACCCCTTCTGATCCCGCAGCGCTTTTTGCAAAACAGGCAGATCGTCTGCAGTTGGTTCCATTCGATCCAAAGCAGCGTATCGTTTTTGCCAATCAGGGTCGTCCAGCATGTCCAGGGTCACCTTTTTTGCCATCCGCTCGGCCACCACTGGTTCTTCCCCTACCTGCATTTGCAGCGCCTGCTGGAGCAGTTCCTCCAACCGAGATGGCGGGTAAGCCGCATCCACCTCGCTGGCTACTTCTTCGCCAATCTCTTTCAGATCACCATAACGCACGCCCTGCTCTACCCATTTTCGTTCCATGATGACATTGGGGGAGGCAGAACCCGCTTTTACTGCCGCTGCGCCAAAACGCTCGGGCAAAGCTGCGC
This window harbors:
- a CDS encoding serine hydrolase, yielding MLATLEKSIHDLITECGGQWGIYLEDLQSNEVWGLHQDERFYAASLIKVPIMAAVFAESYAGKFALEDKITLRKEDQVGGAGILQHMTPGTSWSIYDLVTLMIIQSDNTATNLLIDLVGTEAIQSAISKTGMKNSQFYNKLMIIPAELEGYNEITAADLGNHLRSLATGKFISYNSCLQMIQILKQQQHRDRIPYLLPDPDGEWIGMLPKWELANKTGTVTGTAHDIGIFYVGDRAITICLLSRDVDIVKANQVMAKIGRMVYELYAL
- a CDS encoding gamma-glutamyl-gamma-aminobutyrate hydrolase family protein; protein product: MRPIIGVASTKMFFPGNSLDQFFYVGSGYVDGLARTGGIPYILPLLTVKGAPFREMIESLDGIILTGGDDPAPHLYGEEPLQGLGEVEFERDLAELEVIKHALELKKPILGICRGMQILNVAAGGTLIQDIPSQVPGAFQHAQKGSRQYGAHKVKLQPGVVAEALGKTEILVNTSHHQAVKDVAPGYQVTGVAADGVIEAIESLDGRNIGLQWHPERMWAHDDNMLKIAEMFVEKCRQAKLSSL
- a CDS encoding virulence factor, whose protein sequence is MKLLSIEPTPSPNVMKLNVDERLPDGMQRVYNKQSGTQMPELIKQLLAIEGVTSIFHTADFYALERKSQADWQQILTRATEVFGAGADTSMPSTTEAGPDEAFGEAEVFLQMFRGIPMQVKVTMGMEQIRAALPERFGAAAVKAGSASPNVIMERKWVEQGVRYGDLKEIGEEVASEVDAAYPPSRLEELLQQALQMQVGEEPVVAERMAKKVTLDMLDDPDWQKRYAALDRMEPTADDLPVLQKALRDQKGSIRRLAVVYLGMVGGDDVFPLLFEALRDSSVSVRRTAGDTLSDLGAPRAIGAMCEALQDPNKLVRWRAARFLYEVGDESALDALRQAQDDPEFEVRLQIQMAVERIERGEAASGTVWQQMTRRNE
- a CDS encoding phytoene desaturase family protein, yielding MTTNHFDVVIVGGGLAGLSAAAYLSSKGKKVALLERGALGGRAVTLKIKGFNFNFGAHAIYGRDTSILKTFEKELGLQIDWQDFNPNKARYDLGDDLTAVPANVQGLFRTKLVKGFDKVLFTFEILKTMLKMETGHPHLSIQKWMEKQHVSEEVKEMMLTLASSNFFTREPERIPSDVFFSYYRRIFTTNKPVAYIGGGWQALIDEFVRVIEAHHGTILTKTKVEAFRVENDKVVAAVTPEAEFTADEFISCIPPKEMAKVFKDTKLEHAIEQYATYDPTVVVVYDVGLKQRLDVPYTYIYDKQNNIFITDISYYDKNCVPEGGQLLQATAYLRQSEVGDKAIIDQRKLEIEQLYDKHFPGWREELVVPRVSTRAIVQEIKWTMNQEPLPISLPDYRNLFFAGDWCAGQGQLSELSFSSAYDVSNLILSK
- a CDS encoding peptide ABC transporter substrate-binding protein; this translates as MKALQKLSLSFVLLSSLTLAACGGQQAVQQPSEQKPAETPAAPQEQATAGNQEMRVNLNSSDPSTLDPGLAEDIPSMSIARAAFDGLLRLDVDGTIKESVAEKYEVSPDGLTYTFHLRDTKWSNGDPVTAGDFEYAWKRVLNPETASGYAYQLYFLKNGEAYNGGKASADEVGVKATDEKTLVVTLENPAPFFPQLVSTVTYFPVNKKVVESNKDWAKSPEAYVGNGPFVLKKWDHKSVIELEKNDTYWDKDRVKLSKLIVNMIEDANTELSMFEKGDLDWAGSPLGDLPLDALDSLKDSGKMQSKATAGTYWYIFNTKQPPFTNKHIRQAFAYAVNRQEITESVVPYKSTAALGILPPTMALNPDGYFKDNDVEKAKELLALGMKELGITKLPELTLAYNSSETNQRVATVIQDQWRKAFGIEVKLVNKENKVHREQMKAGNFEIGRASWIGDFNDPINFLEVFKGGLNTSKWENKEFLDLLALSSKEGDVAKRNEILKRADSIVMDEMPALPIYYFTYTWVKQDSVKDVVIDALGFIDFKYASNEK
- a CDS encoding peroxiredoxin is translated as MLTVGTKAPVFTAESTKGPFAIQDVLGSKCVILIFYPGDDTPICTKQLCAIRDGYSELEANDAVVLGVNPAGLSSHQAFSGKFGYDFPLVVDRDESIRKAYDVGKILGFFAQQRIVYIIGKDGKIIYAKKGNPPVADLLQVLKRSSKE
- the dinB gene encoding DNA polymerase IV, which translates into the protein MKKILHVDIDAFYASVEQLDRPEYRGKPVIVGGSSNRGVVSTCSYEARKFGVRSAMPVALAKKKCPHGIFLPPRFDRYVEKSKEIRRVFSAYTERYQTVGLDEAYLDMSHYENAMPAAREIKRRIRRETGLTCSVGLSYNMSLAKIASDLKKPDAFVVIRPEQALEVLRELPIGTLHGVGKKTQEFLVKKDIHTIEDFWRLSLDEAVQMLGKMGHALYFRARGEDDREIVTERAPKSSSRETTLSFDLYTRETIAPIAYSLLQEVQQDIRDEGVIPQTITLKIKYADFTIRSKQRKREYGATWDELLEDLLDAFDYSPGVRLVGVGFSNFASPDEERYEQLSLFSWNSFR
- a CDS encoding ABC transporter permease, coding for MKEKGERLTMWAICQHEFFRLFKSVKSLITIAFITGVSYWISDALRQAASMFSEAEFARGPALGVFGFLLLLGPLFVFSLSHDVVNRELAGRTIRFLVTRISRHQIVMGKFLGVALFWLVCLLLSFGVVLITAHSFDGKAFWQCLSFLLYFVALTLLLSILIPLPRYTMFLGVVLSLGMPFLGLWSVFSEHPTAKWLTYLLPYVFIEKGSAWTGILWLYAGLFLLASLFLFQRRDC
- a CDS encoding ABC transporter ATP-binding protein, which gives rise to MSILEATNLCKRYGNRTVVDDVSLSVNGGEMFGFLGRNGAGKSTFINMLTGIIRPTSGRIRMFEGEGRLDDWKRRTGVLPDYSTFYDSLTAAEHLRYFARVKGVHVDHQTILSLLKQVELDEHRARNVRTFSFGMKKKLGIAQAMLGNPDMLFLDEPTSGVDIESAFQIQQLLRQLQQQGKTIFFTSHNLHEVEKICTRIAIMKAGRIASIGSLDALRAEYQLWRTVSVRHSSIATGEQQTFHSFLKRIGRKLEWGDNRFSLQVDSEQKVAALIRAVVELRVDIYCVNVEEASLENIFLA